One Erythrobacter aureus DNA segment encodes these proteins:
- a CDS encoding HAD family hydrolase: MSRPLIISDCDEVLLHMVSPFRDWLAETQGVEFRMEGNDFSKALRWQDSGEVLAPEEIWSKLGGFFDTEMHRQTPISGAIEGMAALREHADVVILTNLVDKRQQMRRAQLLDHGLDARVFTNQGPKGPALQAILEEYNPSKAIFIDDLAQHHRSARETVGTITTLHLCGEPLLAPHIDCAHTSGHADARIDRWDEALPWLLGEIEKETA, translated from the coding sequence ATGAGCCGTCCGTTGATCATTTCCGATTGCGACGAAGTGTTGCTGCACATGGTCTCGCCATTCCGCGACTGGCTGGCCGAGACGCAGGGCGTGGAGTTCCGGATGGAGGGCAATGATTTCTCCAAGGCGCTGCGCTGGCAGGATAGCGGCGAAGTTCTCGCGCCCGAGGAAATCTGGTCCAAGCTCGGCGGTTTCTTCGACACCGAAATGCATCGCCAGACGCCTATTTCGGGCGCCATCGAAGGGATGGCCGCGCTGCGCGAACACGCCGATGTCGTCATCCTCACCAATCTCGTCGACAAGCGGCAGCAAATGCGCCGTGCGCAATTGCTCGATCACGGCCTCGATGCGCGGGTCTTTACCAATCAGGGACCCAAGGGGCCAGCGCTCCAGGCGATCCTCGAGGAATACAATCCCTCGAAAGCCATTTTCATCGACGATCTGGCGCAGCATCACCGCTCCGCGCGCGAGACCGTCGGCACCATCACCACGCTCCACCTCTGCGGCGAACCTTTGCTCGCTCCGCATATCGATTGCGCGCACACATCGGGTCATGCCGATGCACGGATCGATCGCTGGGACGAAGCGCTGCCGTGGCTGCTGGGCGAAATCGAGAAGGAAACCGCATGA
- a CDS encoding YqaA family protein yields MIMKPLRGLYDWTMDKAAHPHAVWWLAFFCFVESSFFPIPPHPLLGLMCLAEPKKAVKFALIATLASVAGALLGYAIGWGLYDSVGVWLISSLGLTEAFPVAACHLREYDFEAILIAGATPVPFKLLTITAGFVGMNLVTFVLSSLFARALIFMTVGILFRVFGAPIKRVIDKYLGTVTTAFVILVVGGVVILTQLGGSEEGDTGPCAAPPPIEAR; encoded by the coding sequence ATGATCATGAAACCGCTGCGCGGGCTGTACGATTGGACGATGGACAAAGCCGCGCACCCGCATGCCGTGTGGTGGCTGGCCTTTTTCTGTTTCGTCGAATCCTCGTTCTTCCCGATTCCGCCGCACCCGCTGCTCGGCCTGATGTGCCTTGCCGAACCGAAGAAAGCAGTGAAGTTCGCGCTGATCGCCACGCTGGCCTCGGTGGCGGGCGCGCTGCTCGGCTATGCGATCGGCTGGGGGCTCTACGACAGCGTCGGCGTGTGGCTGATTTCCTCGCTCGGCCTGACCGAGGCGTTCCCCGTCGCCGCCTGCCATTTGCGCGAATATGATTTCGAGGCGATCCTGATCGCGGGCGCGACCCCGGTACCGTTCAAGCTGCTGACGATCACCGCCGGCTTCGTCGGGATGAACCTCGTCACCTTCGTGCTGTCCAGCCTGTTCGCCCGCGCGCTGATCTTCATGACCGTGGGGATACTGTTCCGCGTGTTCGGCGCGCCGATCAAACGGGTGATCGACAAATATCTCGGCACGGTGACGACAGCGTTCGTGATTCTCGTGGTGGGCGGGGTGGTGATCCTCACCCAGCTCGGCGGAAGCGAGGAGGGCGATACCGGCCCCTGCGCCGCCCCGCCGCCGATCGAAGCGCGCTAG
- the spt gene encoding serine palmitoyltransferase, translating into MSEGIIQPDQPETIEGEGRDLFSKFDDIIALREGLLASGQEDPFNLVMEKVLSPTRAICNGRDTILLGTYNYMGMTFDPDVVEAGKQALADFGSGTTGSRVLNGTYQGHKEVEQALMDFYGMDHAMVFSTGYQANLGIISTIAGKGDYIVLDIDSHASIWDGCAMGNAEVVPFKHNDIEAMEKRLKRIPEDAGKLVVLEGVYSMLGDVAPLKEMVAVAKKYGAMVLVDEAHSMGFIGENGRGVVETEGVMEDVDFIIGTFSKSVGTVGGFCVSNHPKFEIMRLVCRPYVFTASLPPSVVATAETSIRKLMHGSNKRAHLWENSRNLHKGLKDLGFTLGTDEPQSAIIAVIMPDLEKGAAMWEALIKGGLYVNLARPPATPANMTLLRCSLCAEHSEEEVGEILSIFEQAGKEVGII; encoded by the coding sequence ATGAGCGAGGGCATCATCCAACCGGACCAGCCGGAGACTATCGAAGGCGAAGGCAGGGATCTGTTCTCGAAGTTCGACGACATCATCGCTCTGCGCGAAGGGCTGCTCGCCAGCGGGCAGGAAGACCCCTTCAATCTCGTGATGGAAAAGGTCCTCTCGCCCACCCGTGCGATTTGCAACGGGCGCGACACGATCCTGCTTGGCACTTATAACTACATGGGCATGACCTTCGACCCCGACGTGGTCGAGGCTGGCAAGCAGGCCTTGGCCGATTTCGGCTCCGGGACCACGGGCAGCCGCGTTCTGAACGGCACGTATCAGGGCCACAAGGAAGTCGAGCAGGCGCTCATGGACTTCTACGGCATGGATCATGCGATGGTCTTCTCCACCGGCTACCAGGCCAATCTTGGGATCATCTCGACCATCGCCGGCAAGGGCGATTACATCGTCCTGGACATCGACAGCCACGCCAGCATCTGGGACGGATGCGCCATGGGCAATGCCGAGGTGGTGCCATTCAAGCATAACGATATCGAGGCGATGGAAAAACGCCTCAAGCGCATTCCCGAGGACGCGGGCAAGCTGGTCGTGCTCGAAGGCGTCTATTCGATGCTGGGCGATGTGGCGCCGCTCAAGGAAATGGTTGCCGTTGCCAAGAAATACGGCGCGATGGTGCTGGTCGACGAAGCGCATTCGATGGGCTTCATCGGCGAGAACGGGCGCGGCGTGGTGGAAACCGAAGGCGTCATGGAGGATGTCGATTTTATCATCGGCACCTTTTCCAAGAGCGTCGGAACGGTGGGCGGCTTCTGCGTTTCGAACCACCCCAAGTTCGAAATCATGCGGCTGGTATGCCGCCCCTATGTCTTCACCGCCTCGCTTCCGCCCTCCGTGGTCGCGACCGCCGAAACCAGCATCCGCAAGCTGATGCACGGGTCGAACAAGCGCGCGCATCTGTGGGAGAATTCGCGCAATCTGCACAAGGGGTTGAAGGACCTGGGCTTCACCCTCGGCACGGATGAGCCGCAAAGCGCGATCATCGCGGTGATCATGCCCGATCTCGAGAAGGGCGCGGCCATGTGGGAAGCGCTGATCAAGGGTGGGTTGTACGTCAATCTGGCCCGCCCACCGGCAACTCCGGCCAATATGACGCTGCTGCGCTGCTCGCTCTGCGCCGAACATAGCGAAGAGGAAGTCGGCGAGATCCTCTCGATCTTCGAGCAGGCCGGGAAGGAAGTCGGGATTATCTGA
- a CDS encoding response regulator, whose amino-acid sequence MAKRILVVEDNDLNRKLFCDVLKANGHEVVPVADGQNVLSTAKRFAPDLVIMDIQLPNISGIDLIAQLKADSALADVPVLAVTAYAGKGDEERIRDAGAADYLAKPVSIGPFMAAVRALVPD is encoded by the coding sequence GTGGCAAAGAGAATCCTCGTTGTCGAGGACAACGATCTCAACCGTAAGCTGTTCTGCGACGTGTTGAAGGCCAATGGCCATGAAGTGGTGCCCGTGGCCGACGGGCAGAACGTGCTTTCCACGGCGAAGCGATTCGCGCCCGATCTGGTTATCATGGACATCCAGTTGCCGAATATCAGCGGGATCGATCTGATTGCCCAGCTCAAGGCCGACAGCGCCTTGGCCGACGTCCCGGTACTGGCCGTTACCGCCTATGCCGGCAAGGGCGACGAGGAGCGGATCCGCGATGCGGGCGCGGCCGATTATCTGGCCAAGCCCGTTTCCATCGGGCCTTTCATGGCGGCGGTACGCGCCTTGGTGCCCGATTAG
- a CDS encoding GNAT family N-acetyltransferase, translating to MSDGGLAARVGGSVGAFDRGEWNALAGTDNPFVSHEFLTALEDSGSVGPGTGWQPTPLVIGEEGGPLLAAMPAYLKGHSQGEFVFDHGWADAYERAGGHYYPKLQIAVPFTPATGPRLLLSDQAYAAPLLAAAEQLCVQNGFSSAHATFIEPAQQALFEQAGWMLRSDIQFHWHNRGFASFDDFLATLASRKRKDLRKERAAAQAGVEIRRLRGNGIRPEHWDAFWQFYQDTGARKWGTPYLTREAFDLLGERMGEALLLVLALQDGEPIAGALNFIGGEALYGRYWGCTRDVRFLHFELCYYQAIDAAIELGLSRVEAGAQGGHKLARGYEPVETVSAHWVANVGFREAVADFLDRERAGVAADRNYLATRGPFRKEG from the coding sequence GTGAGCGATGGCGGCCTTGCCGCGCGCGTCGGCGGGTCGGTCGGCGCCTTCGACCGCGGCGAATGGAACGCGCTTGCGGGCACGGACAATCCCTTCGTCAGCCACGAATTCCTGACTGCGCTGGAAGATTCCGGCAGCGTCGGACCCGGGACCGGCTGGCAGCCGACCCCGCTGGTGATCGGCGAGGAGGGCGGGCCTTTGCTTGCCGCCATGCCAGCCTATCTCAAGGGGCACAGCCAGGGGGAATTTGTTTTCGACCATGGCTGGGCCGACGCTTACGAGCGGGCCGGGGGTCATTACTACCCCAAGCTTCAGATCGCGGTGCCTTTCACGCCCGCCACCGGGCCGCGCCTGCTATTGTCTGACCAGGCCTATGCCGCGCCGCTGCTGGCGGCGGCGGAGCAATTGTGCGTGCAAAACGGCTTTTCCTCCGCGCATGCGACCTTCATCGAACCGGCCCAGCAAGCGCTGTTCGAACAGGCCGGGTGGATGCTGCGCAGCGACATCCAGTTCCACTGGCACAATCGCGGCTTTGCAAGCTTCGACGATTTCCTCGCCACGCTGGCTTCGCGCAAACGCAAGGATTTGCGCAAGGAGCGCGCCGCCGCGCAGGCCGGTGTAGAGATACGCCGTTTGCGCGGCAACGGCATTCGCCCGGAGCATTGGGATGCCTTCTGGCAGTTCTACCAGGATACCGGCGCGCGCAAATGGGGCACGCCCTACCTGACGCGCGAGGCCTTCGACCTGCTGGGCGAGCGGATGGGGGAGGCATTGCTGCTGGTGCTGGCATTGCAGGATGGCGAACCCATTGCCGGGGCGCTCAATTTCATTGGTGGGGAAGCGCTATACGGGCGCTATTGGGGGTGCACGCGCGACGTGCGCTTCCTGCATTTCGAGCTATGCTACTATCAGGCGATCGACGCGGCGATCGAACTGGGTCTGTCGCGGGTGGAGGCGGGCGCGCAGGGCGGACATAAGCTGGCGCGCGGATATGAGCCGGTGGAAACGGTTTCGGCGCACTGGGTCGCCAATGTCGGCTTCCGTGAGGCAGTTGCCGATTTTCTCGACCGCGAGCGGGCCGGAGTGGCCGCGGATCGCAACTATCTCGCGACGCGCGGGCCGTTCAGAAAAGAAGGTTAG
- a CDS encoding DUF3572 family protein has protein sequence MALEALGWALADEKRAERLLSLTGLTPDRLRNGLSDRGVQAAVLEFLANHEPDLVLAADALNTTPEALAAAARELAA, from the coding sequence CTGGCGCTCGAAGCGCTCGGCTGGGCGCTGGCCGACGAGAAGCGGGCCGAGCGCTTGCTGTCGCTGACCGGCCTCACTCCCGACCGGCTGAGGAACGGGTTGAGCGATCGCGGCGTTCAGGCGGCAGTGCTGGAATTTCTCGCCAATCACGAGCCCGACCTGGTGCTGGCCGCCGATGCGCTTAACACTACACCCGAGGCGCTCGCCGCCGCTGCGCGGGAGCTTGCCGCATGA
- a CDS encoding sel1 repeat family protein produces MQLTGIEGGNGTIIQGEEAGALVAECLAAYELGSIDALYDLGVAFSTGSHGAVCDLVEAHKWFNIAASKGHEEASWCRADVSDEMTAREIAEAQRRAREWLLEGARRVA; encoded by the coding sequence ATGCAGCTTACCGGTATCGAAGGGGGCAACGGCACGATCATCCAGGGCGAGGAAGCCGGGGCGCTGGTCGCCGAATGTCTCGCCGCATACGAATTGGGCAGTATCGACGCGCTCTACGACTTGGGCGTCGCATTTTCGACCGGAAGCCACGGCGCGGTCTGCGACCTCGTCGAAGCGCATAAATGGTTCAACATCGCCGCGTCGAAAGGGCATGAAGAAGCAAGCTGGTGCCGCGCCGACGTTTCGGATGAAATGACCGCGCGGGAAATAGCCGAAGCCCAGCGCCGTGCCCGCGAATGGTTGCTCGAAGGCGCTCGCAGAGTCGCCTAA
- a CDS encoding glycerophosphodiester phosphodiesterase family protein encodes MRSLLSRLDRFLVPSPDPARVGWLREWTYAHRGLHDELAPENSLAAFAGALEGGMGVECDIQRSRDHAAMLMHDWELDRLTGVTGPTACYSAEELARIAYLDSEHMLARLDDLLELVDGKVPILVEIKSRRRYDVEESCVAVRDALAGYEGRHAVMSFDPRVSRWFRRHSPNTVQGLVMREDHYGMTQKAWQRHLALWFARPEFIAYHVAALPNPMVSSLRAGGMPVLTWTVDTPDLRDHARVHADAPIVEGAGVA; translated from the coding sequence ATGCGATCGTTGCTCTCAAGGCTTGATCGCTTTCTCGTACCGTCACCCGACCCTGCGCGGGTTGGGTGGCTGCGCGAATGGACCTATGCGCACCGCGGCCTGCATGACGAGCTTGCTCCGGAAAACTCGCTCGCGGCTTTCGCCGGCGCACTCGAAGGCGGGATGGGCGTGGAATGCGATATCCAGCGCAGTCGCGACCATGCGGCGATGCTCATGCACGACTGGGAGCTGGACCGGCTTACCGGCGTGACCGGCCCGACCGCGTGTTATTCGGCCGAAGAGCTGGCGCGGATCGCCTATCTCGACAGCGAACACATGCTGGCGCGGCTCGACGATTTGCTGGAACTGGTGGATGGCAAGGTGCCTATCCTCGTGGAAATAAAATCGCGTCGTCGCTACGATGTCGAGGAGAGCTGCGTCGCTGTGCGCGACGCGCTGGCCGGATATGAAGGGCGCCACGCTGTGATGAGTTTCGACCCGCGCGTTTCGCGCTGGTTTCGCAGGCATTCGCCGAACACAGTGCAGGGCCTGGTCATGCGCGAGGACCATTACGGTATGACGCAGAAGGCCTGGCAACGGCATTTGGCATTGTGGTTCGCACGGCCTGAATTCATCGCCTATCACGTCGCGGCCTTGCCCAATCCGATGGTCTCCTCGCTACGCGCTGGCGGCATGCCGGTGCTCACCTGGACGGTCGATACACCGGACTTGCGCGACCATGCGCGGGTCCATGCCGACGCCCCGATCGTCGAAGGGGCCGGGGTAGCGTGA
- a CDS encoding RidA family protein, with translation MSIHDRLRAHGITLPPAAAPVASYQPVVVDGHTAYVSGQLPFIDGKLVTGKLGEDVALDRGIAAARACGMMILSQLEAAGLIERVAHMVKLGGFVASIPDFFDQPKVINGASDLMVEVFGDPGKHARSAVGVPVLPLNAAVEVDAIVALKA, from the coding sequence ATGAGCATTCACGACCGTCTTCGTGCCCATGGCATCACGCTGCCCCCGGCGGCTGCGCCTGTTGCCAGCTATCAGCCCGTGGTGGTCGATGGCCACACCGCCTATGTGTCGGGCCAGCTACCCTTCATCGACGGCAAGCTGGTGACCGGCAAGCTGGGCGAGGACGTGGCGCTCGACCGGGGTATCGCCGCCGCGCGGGCCTGCGGTATGATGATCCTGTCCCAGCTCGAAGCGGCAGGGCTGATCGAACGCGTGGCGCATATGGTCAAGCTGGGCGGTTTCGTCGCGTCGATCCCCGATTTCTTCGATCAGCCCAAGGTCATCAATGGGGCCTCGGACCTGATGGTCGAGGTTTTCGGCGATCCGGGGAAACATGCGCGCAGCGCAGTGGGCGTGCCGGTCCTCCCGCTCAATGCCGCGGTCGAGGTCGATGCGATCGTTGCTCTCAAGGCTTGA
- the dksA gene encoding RNA polymerase-binding protein DksA has translation MASVANEKQRLAKARAAIGDDYVPDENEEYMNERQQEYFRILLLDWKKSIHDAAGQTLQSLQDGPIREPDLNDRASSETDWGIELRTRDRQRKLISKIDAALRRIDEGEYGWCEVTGDPIGLRRLIARPVATMTVEAQEAHERREKISRDD, from the coding sequence ATGGCCTCTGTGGCAAACGAAAAGCAAAGACTAGCCAAGGCGCGCGCCGCAATCGGCGACGACTACGTTCCCGACGAAAACGAAGAATACATGAACGAACGGCAGCAGGAATACTTTCGTATCCTCCTGCTCGACTGGAAAAAATCGATTCATGATGCCGCCGGGCAGACGTTGCAGTCGCTGCAGGACGGTCCGATCCGCGAACCCGATCTGAACGACCGCGCATCCTCGGAAACCGATTGGGGGATCGAACTGCGCACGCGCGACCGCCAGCGCAAGCTGATCTCCAAGATCGACGCGGCGCTGCGGCGCATCGACGAGGGCGAATACGGCTGGTGCGAGGTGACGGGTGATCCGATCGGCCTCAGGCGGCTTATTGCCCGCCCGGTCGCGACGATGACCGTCGAGGCGCAGGAAGCCCACGAACGGAGGGAAAAGATCTCGCGCGACGATTGA
- a CDS encoding acyl carrier protein yields the protein MDRAQVDAKIRELAAPFNKKGVTITEATTFANDLEFDSLTVMDFVAEIEDEFDIIISMNQQAEIENYGQLVDAVTKLQAD from the coding sequence ATGGACCGAGCCCAAGTCGACGCAAAGATCCGCGAACTGGCCGCCCCCTTCAACAAGAAGGGCGTAACCATTACCGAAGCCACGACCTTCGCCAACGATCTGGAATTCGACAGCCTGACCGTCATGGATTTCGTTGCCGAAATCGAAGACGAATTCGACATCATCATCTCGATGAACCAGCAGGCCGAGATCGAGAATTACGGCCAGCTCGTGGATGCCGTAACCAAGCTCCAGGCCGACTGA